The genomic DNA CGACTTTGAAATAAATGATACACTTAATCCTGTTTTGGGTGAATTTTGCATAGTAGAAACTGCAAGAGGACTGGAAATGGGAAAAGTATACACCAAAGCATCATATATCAAACCAGATACTATTTCAGTACCTCTGAAAAAAGTAGTCAGAATTGCTACTGAGAAAGATATGGAAAAATATAGTGACCTGAAAGTTGAAGCTGTAAAAGCCAGCTATGTCTTAAAAAATAAAATTAAAAAATTTAATCTAAATATGAAATCTATTGAGACTGAATTCACATTTGACAGAAAAAAATTGATATTTTATTTTGCTTCTGAAGATCGTGTAGATTTCAGAGAACTTGTAAAAGAACTTGCCAGTATTTTTAAACTTAGAATAGAATTACGACAGATTGGCGTTCGTGATCAGGCAAAACTTATCGGTGATTGCGGAGTTTGCGGAAAACCTTTATGCTGCAAAGCATTT from Sebaldella termitidis ATCC 33386 includes the following:
- a CDS encoding PSP1 domain-containing protein — its product is MEKSFIGDHNNDIRVINLYFEAVQKRYDFEINDTLNPVLGEFCIVETARGLEMGKVYTKASYIKPDTISVPLKKVVRIATEKDMEKYSDLKVEAVKASYVLKNKIKKFNLNMKSIETEFTFDRKKLIFYFASEDRVDFRELVKELASIFKLRIELRQIGVRDQAKLIGDCGVCGKPLCCKAFINKFDSVTIKMARDQSVSVSPTKMSGICGRLKCCLNFEYDQYAERQKFFPEVGQSVVTPAGRGHVVSTNVLNNFLFVNVPEKGVMKFEIREITFNREEKEKILKEIAKQHIELSEIKDEE